One stretch of Bacteroidota bacterium DNA includes these proteins:
- a CDS encoding helix-turn-helix transcriptional regulator produces the protein MKRKKISKREKEILSLISQGLTAPLIAQKLNLSEHTVKTHRKNMKKKLNVKTLAEMVSLAITKNVA, from the coding sequence ATGAAAAGGAAAAAAATATCGAAGAGAGAGAAAGAAATTCTTTCCTTGATATCTCAAGGATTAACAGCACCTCTTATTGCCCAAAAACTGAACCTCAGCGAACACACGGTAAAGACTCATAGAAAAAACATGAAGAAGAAATTGAATGTGAAGACTCTTGCCGAAATGGTTTCGTTAGCCATCACGAAAAACGTCGCCTAA
- a CDS encoding PEGA domain-containing protein: MNTLLRFCSAVFFLVTFMTLSIAQNRGFQVSTPEGEQNGEDEIGTYYALLIATQEYSDPSINPLAEPVNDATKLKKVLQDNYGFAEDNITFLKNPKRRDIYSTLEAYVDKISEKDNLLIFYAGHGYFDEKRGQGYWLPSDAQQKVRDMWISNGDIRDYLKGIKAKHTMLISDACFSGGIFRTRDAFSNANVAMQELIKTPSRRAMTSGTLKVVPDKSVFVEFLIKKLSENKDAFLNAQKLFASIQEPVVNNSPNRQMPQYGVIQEVGDEGGDFVFARIGASSAQYSDLIINTGMVQDVDVFLNGKSIGKASPTLRIPKVKFGSAEIEVRKTGYKSAKSTIQIASAEEKNIDLTMEQIRLSGLNIGSSVQVDGKVTLNGKPIGELTESKTILTLNDVPWGEYTVEVNAEGYKPFREKIVLSEFKRYDVLAKLKPATALLALNGKVKSKIFLNDQFFGDAPAKNVEIPIGHHTLLVTRAGYEEFEQSFSARPDQSLKIDYQLVPKTASSAMVKSMMFPGGGQFYQERDGMGYFIRVSFLAAAGGALFTVNNVNGKTDKFNTATLLYKKETIPLLIPAKKAALVKAYDDLQNAKDQRMLALSALAGTYLYNILDVYLFEPDWNSTPDNLSLHVVPQQSGGQVMASISW; encoded by the coding sequence ATGAACACTCTTCTACGTTTTTGTTCGGCAGTTTTCTTTTTGGTTACGTTCATGACGTTATCCATTGCTCAAAACCGCGGATTCCAAGTGAGTACTCCGGAAGGAGAGCAAAATGGTGAAGACGAAATCGGAACGTACTATGCGTTATTGATCGCGACGCAGGAATATTCCGATCCCAGCATTAATCCATTGGCGGAACCGGTGAACGATGCGACAAAATTAAAAAAGGTGTTACAGGATAACTACGGATTTGCCGAAGACAATATTACCTTTTTGAAAAATCCGAAACGACGCGATATTTATTCCACGCTCGAAGCGTACGTTGACAAGATCTCCGAAAAAGATAATCTCTTAATTTTTTATGCCGGTCACGGATACTTCGATGAGAAACGCGGACAAGGATACTGGCTTCCTTCCGATGCACAACAAAAAGTTCGCGATATGTGGATCTCCAACGGCGACATTCGCGATTATCTGAAAGGGATCAAAGCAAAACATACCATGCTCATTAGTGATGCATGTTTCTCCGGAGGTATTTTCCGGACGCGCGATGCATTCTCCAACGCAAATGTTGCGATGCAGGAACTGATCAAGACACCAAGCCGACGAGCGATGACGAGCGGAACATTAAAAGTTGTACCGGATAAAAGCGTCTTTGTTGAATTTTTGATTAAAAAATTATCTGAAAATAAAGATGCCTTCCTGAATGCACAAAAATTATTTGCCAGTATTCAAGAACCGGTGGTAAATAACAGTCCGAACAGACAAATGCCACAATATGGTGTGATTCAGGAAGTGGGAGATGAAGGGGGCGATTTTGTATTCGCGCGCATTGGGGCTTCCTCTGCTCAATACTCCGATCTGATCATTAATACCGGTATGGTACAGGATGTTGATGTATTCTTGAATGGAAAATCGATAGGCAAAGCATCACCCACATTGCGAATTCCGAAAGTAAAATTTGGAAGCGCAGAGATTGAAGTACGAAAGACAGGATATAAAAGTGCAAAATCGACTATTCAAATTGCATCGGCGGAAGAAAAAAATATTGATCTCACGATGGAACAGATCAGGTTGTCGGGATTGAATATCGGATCATCCGTTCAGGTGGATGGGAAAGTAACCTTAAACGGGAAACCGATTGGTGAATTAACCGAATCAAAAACTATTCTCACTCTAAATGATGTTCCATGGGGCGAGTATACCGTGGAGGTGAATGCTGAGGGATACAAACCGTTCCGTGAAAAAATTGTTCTGAGTGAATTCAAACGGTACGATGTGCTGGCAAAACTAAAACCTGCAACAGCTTTGCTTGCATTGAATGGAAAAGTAAAATCAAAAATATTCCTCAATGATCAGTTTTTCGGTGATGCTCCTGCGAAAAATGTTGAGATTCCAATTGGGCATCATACGCTCCTTGTTACTCGAGCAGGTTATGAAGAATTCGAACAATCCTTCAGCGCTCGTCCTGACCAATCATTAAAGATCGATTATCAGCTTGTTCCGAAAACTGCTTCAAGCGCCATGGTGAAGTCCATGATGTTTCCCGGTGGCGGTCAGTTTTATCAAGAACGGGATGGGATGGGATATTTCATTCGTGTATCATTTCTTGCCGCTGCTGGAGGTGCTCTCTTCACTGTGAATAATGTGAATGGAAAAACCGATAAATTTAATACCGCAACACTATTATATAAAAAAGAGACAATTCCATTATTAATTCCGGCGAAAAAGGCTGCGTTAGTGAAGGCATACGATGATCTTCAAAACGCGAAAGATCAGCGGATGCTTGCACTTTCTGCACTTGCGGGGACTTATCTCTATAACATTCTTGATGTCTACTTGTTTGAACCGGATTGGAATTCCACTCCGGATAATCTTTCGCTGCATGTTGTTCCGCAACAGAGTGGCGGTCAGGTGATGGCATCAATTTCCTGGTAA
- a CDS encoding cohesin domain-containing protein translates to MKFTSILLFAFVCTLFFSCEKEQDLSSINNAIDPSSKDYIKPVTTFGGTLNDGMTISVSSVTVAFTGTRDVIAFQYALDGGAWSPDFSEGQLTVSDLDEGSHTVSVRAKHKDGTYEENPPKRTFIVNAIPAQSIWFYPRALKVSTGQTITYQIRGEEISSVAGAKLTFTYDPSQIEIVSANDLTGSLFKKNGLDATVQLLTPSSGKMVINLALLAQQKGVAKQVTGSDVILSLSIRAKVKADAIITFVKAESSLRDSNNVPLGLNEMVNGKLVIQ, encoded by the coding sequence ATGAAGTTCACATCAATTCTCCTCTTCGCATTCGTTTGCACGCTCTTTTTTAGCTGCGAAAAAGAGCAGGATCTTTCCTCTATTAATAATGCGATTGATCCTTCCAGCAAAGATTACATTAAACCTGTCACCACCTTCGGCGGAACATTGAATGACGGTATGACTATTTCCGTTTCGTCGGTGACAGTAGCTTTCACCGGTACACGCGATGTTATAGCATTCCAATATGCATTGGATGGCGGAGCATGGTCACCCGATTTTTCGGAAGGACAATTGACCGTATCGGATCTTGATGAAGGATCACATACCGTTTCTGTCCGGGCAAAACATAAGGATGGAACATACGAGGAGAATCCGCCAAAAAGGACATTTATCGTTAACGCCATTCCGGCACAATCCATTTGGTTCTATCCCAGAGCGCTGAAAGTGTCGACCGGACAAACAATAACTTACCAGATTCGCGGCGAGGAGATTAGCAGTGTTGCCGGTGCAAAACTGACATTCACCTACGATCCATCCCAAATTGAAATTGTCTCTGCAAACGATCTTACCGGCTCACTCTTTAAAAAGAACGGACTTGATGCAACAGTGCAGTTACTGACCCCATCGAGTGGTAAAATGGTGATTAATCTTGCATTGCTGGCACAGCAAAAAGGAGTAGCAAAACAGGTAACTGGGAGCGATGTGATACTTTCCTTATCTATCCGTGCAAAAGTCAAAGCCGATGCAATCATTACCTTTGTGAAAGCAGAATCTTCATTGCGCGATTCGAACAATGTTCCCCTCGGGTTAAATGAGATGGTGAATGGGAAATTGGTAATACAATAG
- a CDS encoding response regulator transcription factor — protein sequence MNAIANIQARSVSIWIVEDNKVYRQNLTKVLLDESWISQCKAFESGELVLEEFQKETPPDVLLLDIGLPGIDGVTTLKRIKRISPSTKILILTIQEDKENVFQAISSGADGYLLKISTIESIIQSIEEVLMGGSPINSYIANKILAVFKNNTNSSSDYALTVREKEILELLVHGISRKKIASSLFLSYHTIDFHIRNIYSKLQVNSLPDAVAKTIREKII from the coding sequence GTGAATGCAATTGCTAACATACAAGCACGCTCTGTGTCGATATGGATTGTTGAAGACAACAAAGTATATCGACAAAATCTTACGAAAGTACTGTTAGACGAATCGTGGATCTCTCAATGTAAAGCATTCGAATCGGGAGAGCTTGTTCTGGAAGAATTCCAGAAAGAGACTCCTCCCGACGTGCTGCTCCTCGATATCGGTCTTCCGGGAATTGACGGAGTAACGACACTAAAACGCATTAAACGAATTTCTCCTTCCACAAAAATTCTTATCCTCACAATTCAAGAAGATAAGGAAAATGTCTTCCAAGCAATCTCCAGCGGTGCGGATGGTTATCTTTTGAAGATCTCCACTATAGAGTCAATCATTCAATCCATTGAAGAAGTGTTGATGGGAGGGTCGCCAATCAACTCCTATATTGCTAATAAAATTCTTGCCGTTTTTAAAAATAATACCAACTCTTCCTCCGATTATGCTCTGACAGTCCGGGAGAAAGAGATTCTGGAATTACTCGTTCATGGCATTTCTCGTAAAAAAATTGCCAGCTCACTCTTCCTCAGTTATCATACCATCGATTTTCATATCCGCAATATCTATAGCAAACTGCAAGTAAATAGTCTTCCAGATGCTGTCGCCAAGACGATTCGAGAAAAAATCATCTAA